In Halogeometricum sp. S1BR25-6, a single genomic region encodes these proteins:
- a CDS encoding TRAP transporter permease, translating into MTSDTDDRRSGDEAGTDPETNARDRVVADGGRDGADRNDDGRNDAADADDADVLSDEEAEELLQEIERKRSLSGFAALFVSIVGIAFSLYQMWLAARGFTFEVDLPLLGEVGVGQLQLLQINAVHVAFALVLAFVLFPPTDGSGAVARRLGRVVPATRARFGADSPVTRGATAVRGGVRWAAVDGDRNRVTPADLVCVVLSVATAQYMVTEWSEIQQLRVLGLAAGRSVAEYLGPFGVLAEAVSAVGIPLADVSYPFFLGAVGVLLVLEATRRALGLYLMLIVASFIVYARYGYFIAPDTPVIGVLSITEGSWANIIQNLWYNTENGVFGIPVTVSVQFIYIFILFGAFLEMSGAGQWFIDLAYAATGTRRGGPAKASILASGFMGMISGSSIANTVTTGAFTIPLMKKSGYRPEFAGAVEASASSGGQILPPVMGAAAFLMIEFIGVPFSDIIIAATIPAIVFFFGVWVMVHLEAVRTDIGGLDRSEVVDLGAHLRIGWFYLLPIGLLLFYLLVERLTVARSAWFTLVAIMALVAFVAAYGPRTRVPLVGAIVVLAAAQVASYLLTGVGALAAATGGAEAAMGPVEAVFAAGGDLGTIVVLVSLAFLLVRPRIDAPLLDLDAAVDDTTERVAQSVGRPALARLNAVRYGVFVGKSMDSGARTATEVVVAVAAAGIIPGVVSATGLGPNLTALIRTTAGGSLVLLLVFTAVASIILGMGMPTTVTYIILVSLLGPAIAQSSDIPLLAAHLFILYFGVIADITPPVAVAAYAASGIAKSDPFQTGVQAFSLSLNKAIVPFAFALTPGILLLRGSGESARVLTFADVTDVAYFLPEVVIPVAGVFLGVVALGVTVIGFLYRTVGAGERALYAVAALLLMAPMLLLNAVTDVLGVVGILTNLGEPLVLDVGMRAAGGVLFAFLAFRNRRGADEKPNPTAATTSD; encoded by the coding sequence ATGACATCCGACACAGACGACCGCCGGAGCGGTGACGAAGCGGGGACGGACCCCGAAACGAACGCGCGGGACCGCGTGGTAGCCGACGGCGGCCGGGACGGCGCCGACCGGAACGACGACGGGCGAAACGACGCCGCCGACGCCGACGATGCGGACGTGCTGAGCGACGAGGAGGCCGAAGAGCTTCTCCAGGAGATAGAGCGGAAGCGCTCCCTGTCGGGCTTTGCGGCCCTCTTCGTCTCTATCGTCGGCATCGCGTTCTCGCTGTACCAGATGTGGCTGGCCGCCCGCGGCTTCACGTTCGAGGTCGACCTCCCCCTCCTCGGCGAGGTGGGCGTCGGACAGCTTCAACTGCTCCAGATAAACGCCGTCCACGTCGCGTTCGCCCTCGTCCTCGCGTTCGTGCTCTTCCCGCCGACCGACGGCTCCGGAGCCGTCGCCCGCCGTCTCGGACGCGTCGTCCCGGCGACGCGCGCGCGGTTCGGCGCCGACAGCCCGGTGACGAGGGGAGCGACGGCGGTCAGAGGCGGCGTTCGCTGGGCGGCCGTCGACGGCGACCGGAACCGCGTGACGCCCGCGGACCTCGTCTGCGTCGTCCTCTCGGTGGCCACGGCGCAGTACATGGTGACCGAGTGGTCGGAGATTCAGCAACTCCGCGTGCTGGGGTTGGCCGCGGGCCGGTCCGTCGCGGAGTATCTCGGCCCGTTCGGCGTTCTGGCCGAGGCGGTGAGCGCCGTCGGGATTCCGCTGGCCGACGTCTCCTACCCGTTCTTCCTCGGCGCCGTGGGCGTCCTCCTCGTGTTGGAGGCGACCCGCCGCGCCCTCGGTCTCTACCTCATGCTCATCGTCGCCTCGTTCATCGTCTACGCGCGGTACGGCTACTTCATCGCGCCGGACACGCCGGTCATCGGCGTCCTCTCCATCACCGAGGGGTCGTGGGCGAACATCATCCAGAACCTCTGGTACAACACCGAGAACGGCGTCTTCGGCATCCCCGTCACCGTGTCGGTGCAGTTCATCTACATCTTCATCCTGTTCGGCGCGTTCTTGGAGATGTCCGGCGCCGGCCAGTGGTTCATCGACCTCGCGTACGCCGCCACCGGGACGCGCCGCGGCGGACCGGCCAAGGCGTCCATCCTCGCCTCCGGGTTCATGGGAATGATATCCGGTTCCTCCATCGCCAACACGGTCACGACGGGGGCGTTCACCATCCCGCTGATGAAGAAATCGGGCTACCGTCCGGAGTTCGCGGGCGCGGTGGAGGCCTCAGCCTCCTCGGGCGGACAGATTCTCCCGCCGGTGATGGGCGCAGCCGCGTTCCTAATGATAGAGTTCATCGGCGTCCCGTTCTCGGACATCATCATCGCCGCCACCATCCCCGCCATCGTGTTCTTCTTCGGCGTCTGGGTGATGGTCCACCTCGAAGCCGTCCGGACTGATATCGGCGGCCTCGACCGCAGCGAAGTGGTCGACCTCGGCGCGCACCTCCGCATCGGCTGGTTCTACCTTCTCCCCATCGGCCTGCTGCTGTTCTACCTCCTGGTCGAACGCCTCACCGTCGCGCGGTCGGCGTGGTTCACGCTCGTCGCCATCATGGCGCTCGTCGCCTTCGTGGCGGCGTACGGTCCTCGAACGCGGGTGCCGCTGGTCGGCGCCATCGTCGTTCTCGCGGCCGCGCAGGTCGCTTCTTATCTCCTCACCGGCGTCGGCGCCCTCGCGGCGGCGACCGGCGGGGCGGAGGCGGCGATGGGTCCCGTCGAGGCCGTGTTCGCCGCGGGCGGGGACCTCGGAACCATCGTCGTCCTCGTCAGCCTCGCGTTCCTGCTCGTCCGCCCGCGCATCGACGCGCCGCTCCTTGATTTGGACGCCGCCGTCGACGACACCACCGAACGAGTCGCACAGTCAGTCGGCCGACCCGCGCTCGCCCGCCTGAACGCCGTCCGCTACGGCGTGTTCGTCGGCAAGTCGATGGACTCCGGCGCGCGCACCGCGACGGAAGTCGTCGTCGCCGTCGCCGCCGCGGGCATCATCCCCGGCGTCGTCAGCGCGACGGGTCTCGGCCCCAACCTGACGGCGCTCATCCGCACGACTGCGGGCGGGTCGCTCGTGCTCCTCTTGGTGTTCACCGCCGTCGCGTCCATCATCCTCGGGATGGGGATGCCGACGACGGTGACGTACATCATCCTCGTCTCGCTCCTGGGGCCGGCCATCGCGCAGTCCTCGGACATTCCCCTGCTCGCGGCCCACCTGTTCATCCTCTACTTCGGCGTCATCGCGGACATCACGCCGCCGGTGGCCGTCGCCGCCTACGCCGCGTCGGGGATAGCCAAGTCCGATCCGTTCCAAACGGGGGTGCAGGCGTTCTCGCTGTCGCTCAACAAGGCCATCGTGCCGTTCGCGTTCGCGCTCACCCCCGGCATCCTGCTCCTCCGCGGGAGCGGCGAGTCCGCCCGCGTCCTCACGTTCGCCGACGTGACCGACGTGGCGTACTTCCTCCCCGAGGTGGTCATTCCCGTCGCCGGGGTGTTCCTCGGCGTCGTCGCCCTCGGCGTGACGGTCATCGGCTTCCTCTACCGGACCGTCGGCGCCGGCGAACGCGCCCTCTACGCCGTCGCGGCGCTGCTGCTCATGGCGCCGATGCTGCTCCTGAACGCCGTCACCGACGTGCTCGGAGTTGTCGGCATCCTGACGAACCTCGGCGAACCGCTCGTCCTCGACGTGGGGATGCGCGCCGCCGGCGGCGTCCTGTTCGCTTTCCTCGCGTTCCGGAACCGCCGCGGGGCGGACGAGAAACCGAATCCGACGGCCGCGACGACGAGCGACTGA
- a CDS encoding NAD(P)/FAD-dependent oxidoreductase produces MTDRYEAVVVGGGIAGSSVAYHLAREGVETLLADRRDEGRATDAGAGILSPATTSRDNEPWVEFAVEAVGYYDELVAALEREQDGPHGYAERGVLSVAVNDDEVEAFERTMELIDGRRERFGIPEPGSLRELDADEARARFPPLADVERALYYEDAARVDGRTFESALRRAGESHGLTEREASVSELVLTGGDGDDDDGAGSRGVDGVVLDSGERIDAENVVLAGGAWSESFGSQLGVEIPVEPQRGQIVHLDVDADTDGWPIVSPFRGHYMVSWDDGRVAAGATREAGSGFVPRTTVEGLREVFDEVLRVAPGLADASLRASRVGLRPLTPDGLPVLGAVPDVAGAYLCTGHGPTGLQLGPYSGKVVADIVRGETPESFGADLGRFAVDRF; encoded by the coding sequence ATGACAGACCGATACGAGGCGGTCGTGGTCGGCGGCGGCATCGCCGGGTCGTCCGTCGCCTACCACCTCGCCCGCGAGGGAGTCGAGACGCTCCTCGCGGACCGTCGCGACGAGGGCCGGGCCACCGACGCCGGCGCGGGTATCCTCTCGCCGGCGACGACCAGCAGGGACAACGAACCGTGGGTCGAGTTCGCCGTCGAGGCCGTCGGCTACTACGACGAACTGGTCGCGGCGCTCGAACGCGAGCAGGACGGCCCGCACGGCTACGCCGAACGCGGCGTCCTGAGCGTCGCCGTCAACGACGACGAAGTCGAAGCGTTCGAGCGGACGATGGAACTCATCGACGGGCGACGCGAGCGGTTCGGAATCCCCGAACCGGGGTCGCTGCGGGAACTCGACGCCGACGAGGCGAGAGCGCGGTTCCCGCCGCTTGCCGACGTGGAACGCGCACTCTACTACGAAGACGCCGCCCGGGTCGACGGGCGGACGTTCGAGTCGGCGCTCCGGCGGGCGGGCGAGTCGCACGGCCTGACCGAACGCGAGGCGAGCGTGAGCGAACTCGTTCTCACCGGCGGCGACGGAGACGACGACGACGGGGCCGGAAGCCGAGGAGTCGACGGCGTCGTCCTCGACTCCGGCGAGCGCATCGACGCCGAGAACGTCGTCCTCGCGGGCGGCGCGTGGTCGGAGTCGTTCGGGTCGCAGTTGGGCGTCGAGATTCCCGTCGAACCGCAACGCGGACAGATAGTTCACCTCGACGTGGACGCCGACACCGACGGTTGGCCCATCGTCAGCCCCTTTCGGGGCCACTACATGGTGTCGTGGGACGACGGCCGCGTCGCCGCCGGCGCGACCCGCGAGGCGGGGTCGGGGTTCGTCCCGCGCACCACCGTCGAGGGCCTGCGCGAGGTGTTCGACGAGGTGCTCCGCGTCGCCCCCGGCCTCGCGGACGCCTCGCTCCGCGCCTCGCGCGTCGGTCTCCGACCGCTGACCCCCGACGGCCTGCCCGTTTTGGGAGCCGTACCGGACGTGGCGGGCGCCTATCTCTGCACGGGCCACGGGCCAACGGGTCTCCAGTTGGGACCGTACAGCGGAAAAGTAGTCGCCGATATCGTGCGCGGCGAGACGCCCGAATCGTTCGGGGCGGACCTCGGACGGTTCGCCGTCGACCGTTTCTGA
- a CDS encoding HalOD1 output domain-containing protein → MTHDPERRRYYPGDDVALSEAILEAVQEHEHATFSGDEFRLYDNINPDAIDMLFKDTSDVDISVTIELENLTVGLWSDGGVDIRVSDKVE, encoded by the coding sequence ATGACCCACGACCCCGAACGCCGACGGTACTACCCCGGCGACGACGTCGCACTCAGCGAGGCGATACTGGAAGCCGTCCAGGAACACGAGCACGCGACGTTCTCCGGCGACGAGTTCCGCCTGTACGACAACATCAACCCCGACGCCATCGACATGCTGTTCAAAGACACGAGCGACGTCGATATCAGCGTCACCATCGAACTCGAGAACCTCACCGTGGGGCTGTGGAGCGACGGCGGCGTCGACATCCGCGTCAGCGATAAAGTGGAGTAG
- a CDS encoding IMPACT family protein, with amino-acid sequence MTDAYRTVAGPGEARFEIRGSEFLGYVDRANTVEEAEAFVDAVRERHADATHNVPAYRVPAGGESAGSGTMLREYSSDDGEPSGSSGKPALNVLVQQDLRNVVAVVARYYGGTNLGVGGLARAYSRGVKDAVDAAGIAEEVPHETFAVTVAYDDSGTVRGILESAGVEFEAAYEADVSFDVRVPVEDGSGLRDRIRSATSGRADVG; translated from the coding sequence GTGACCGACGCCTACCGCACCGTCGCCGGCCCCGGCGAGGCAAGGTTCGAGATTCGCGGCTCCGAGTTCCTCGGCTACGTCGACCGCGCGAACACGGTCGAGGAGGCGGAGGCGTTCGTCGACGCGGTGCGGGAGCGACACGCCGACGCGACGCACAACGTGCCCGCCTACCGCGTCCCCGCCGGAGGGGAGTCGGCCGGGTCCGGGACGATGCTCCGCGAGTACTCCTCGGACGACGGCGAACCCTCCGGTTCGTCCGGGAAGCCCGCGCTGAACGTCCTCGTTCAGCAGGACCTCAGAAACGTCGTCGCCGTCGTCGCGCGCTACTACGGCGGCACCAACCTCGGCGTCGGCGGCCTCGCCCGCGCGTACTCCCGCGGCGTGAAAGACGCCGTCGACGCCGCCGGAATCGCGGAGGAGGTGCCGCACGAGACGTTCGCCGTGACGGTCGCCTACGACGACTCCGGCACCGTCCGCGGCATCTTAGAGAGTGCGGGCGTCGAGTTCGAGGCGGCGTACGAGGCGGACGTCTCCTTCGACGTTCGGGTTCCGGTCGAGGACGGGTCCGGTCTGCGCGACCGGATTCGGAGCGCCACCAGCGGTCGGGCCGACGTCGGGTAG
- a CDS encoding acylphosphatase, whose protein sequence is MADTRAHVFVTGTVQGVHFRDNLHETARAHDVDGWARNLEDDRVEAVFEGAEGDVEHVIDWCKRGPPKAEVEGVNIEMGSPQGDLEGFRKVNE, encoded by the coding sequence ATGGCCGACACACGCGCGCACGTTTTCGTCACCGGTACCGTTCAAGGCGTTCACTTCCGCGACAATCTCCACGAGACGGCCCGCGCCCACGACGTCGACGGGTGGGCGCGGAACCTCGAAGACGACCGCGTCGAGGCGGTGTTCGAGGGCGCCGAGGGCGACGTCGAACACGTCATCGACTGGTGCAAGCGCGGTCCGCCGAAGGCCGAGGTGGAGGGCGTCAACATCGAGATGGGGAGCCCGCAGGGGGACTTGGAGGGCTTTCGGAAGGTGAACGAGTAG
- a CDS encoding amino acid-binding protein: protein MFDEIMRKFEGSPSQQEVIRLLLERGFSVNDEGRVVSGGIEIPNTGIAREIGVDRRVVDSTTSAILDDEQLRRIFQNISSIPSLMDLAPVLDLSVLTVEVADADAPGIVAEITSRLADRDISIRQTISEDPEFTDDPKLYVVTDEPIPGDLLNELSSLPFVRRISIA, encoded by the coding sequence ATGTTCGACGAGATAATGCGGAAGTTCGAGGGGAGTCCGAGCCAACAGGAGGTCATCCGCCTCCTCCTCGAACGCGGGTTCTCCGTCAACGACGAGGGGCGGGTCGTCTCCGGCGGCATCGAGATTCCGAACACCGGCATCGCCCGCGAAATCGGCGTCGACCGCCGCGTCGTCGACTCCACCACCAGTGCCATCCTCGACGACGAGCAACTCCGCCGCATCTTCCAGAACATCTCGTCGATTCCCAGCCTGATGGACCTCGCGCCCGTCCTCGACCTCTCCGTCCTCACCGTCGAAGTCGCCGACGCCGACGCCCCCGGCATCGTCGCCGAGATAACGTCTCGACTCGCGGACCGCGACATCTCCATCCGCCAGACGATAAGCGAGGACCCCGAGTTCACCGACGACCCGAAACTCTACGTCGTCACCGACGAACCGATTCCGGGCGACCTGTTGAACGAACTGTCGAGCCTTCCGTTCGTCCGCCGTATCAGCATCGCCTGA
- the hisB gene encoding imidazoleglycerol-phosphate dehydratase HisB has product MTDDADGDADERREAASRTAAISRETAETTIDVTLTVDGDGDSAVDTGVGFFDHMLEAFAKHGLFDLTVQCDGDLHIDDHHTVEDVAIVLGDAFDEALGDKRGIVRYADRKVPLDEAVAGVVVDVSGRPYFDFDGAFSQDEIGDFTSDMARHFGYSLAMHAGLTLHTEIEGDNAHHEVEALFKALARALDDATRVDPRRSDTPSTKGAL; this is encoded by the coding sequence ATGACCGACGACGCCGACGGGGACGCCGACGAACGGAGAGAGGCCGCCTCGCGCACCGCCGCCATCTCCCGCGAGACGGCCGAGACGACCATCGACGTGACGCTGACCGTCGACGGCGACGGGGACAGCGCCGTCGACACCGGCGTCGGGTTCTTCGACCACATGCTCGAAGCGTTCGCCAAGCACGGCCTGTTCGACCTGACCGTCCAGTGCGACGGCGACCTGCACATCGACGACCACCACACCGTCGAGGACGTGGCCATCGTCCTCGGCGACGCCTTCGACGAGGCCCTCGGCGACAAACGCGGCATCGTCCGCTACGCCGACCGGAAGGTCCCCTTGGACGAGGCCGTCGCCGGCGTCGTCGTGGACGTGAGCGGTCGCCCGTACTTCGATTTCGACGGCGCGTTCTCGCAGGACGAAATCGGCGACTTCACCAGCGACATGGCCCGGCACTTCGGCTACTCGCTGGCGATGCACGCCGGTCTGACGTTGCACACCGAAATCGAGGGCGACAACGCCCACCACGAGGTCGAGGCGCTGTTCAAGGCTCTCGCCCGCGCCTTGGACGACGCGACGCGCGTGGACCCGCGTCGCAGCGACACCCCGAGCACGAAAGGGGCGCTGTAG
- a CDS encoding TrmB family transcriptional regulator has product MEDLTNVERAVELLQKLGLKEYEAKCFVALTQLPSGTAKHISEISEVPRTRVYDAVRVLETQGLVEIQHANPQRFRAVSIDEAAQTLRSEYESRTESLRETLQGVEAATVDDEVDVSHEVWALSGSAAIATRTTQLVDEAESEVVLIVGHESALTDDLVERLESAQDRGVSVVVGTVSESLHEDVRAVLPGAEAFVSELEWLRSTAADDATEITRLLLVDRTTILVSTTHSGGATGEQSEQAVFGRGFENGLVTIVRRLMSTGLFPVDDPYADPAADGGSSDAS; this is encoded by the coding sequence ATGGAAGACCTAACGAACGTTGAACGAGCGGTCGAACTGCTCCAGAAACTCGGATTGAAAGAGTACGAAGCAAAGTGCTTCGTCGCACTCACGCAGCTTCCGAGCGGCACAGCGAAACACATCAGCGAGATATCGGAGGTGCCGCGCACGCGCGTGTACGACGCCGTCCGCGTGCTCGAAACGCAGGGGCTCGTCGAGATTCAGCACGCGAACCCGCAGCGGTTCCGCGCCGTCTCCATCGACGAGGCGGCGCAGACGCTCCGGAGCGAGTACGAGTCGCGGACCGAGTCGCTCCGGGAGACGTTGCAGGGAGTCGAGGCGGCCACCGTTGACGACGAGGTGGACGTCTCCCACGAGGTGTGGGCGCTCTCGGGAAGCGCGGCGATAGCGACCCGCACGACGCAACTCGTCGACGAGGCGGAGTCGGAAGTCGTCCTCATCGTCGGCCACGAGTCGGCGCTGACGGACGACTTGGTGGAACGGCTCGAATCGGCGCAGGACCGCGGCGTCTCCGTCGTCGTCGGTACGGTGTCGGAGTCGCTGCACGAGGACGTGCGCGCGGTGCTTCCGGGGGCGGAGGCGTTCGTCTCCGAGTTGGAGTGGTTGCGGTCGACGGCGGCAGACGACGCCACGGAGATAACGCGACTGCTCTTGGTCGACAGAACCACCATCCTCGTGAGCACGACTCACTCGGGCGGCGCGACGGGCGAGCAGTCCGAACAGGCCGTCTTCGGCCGCGGGTTCGAGAACGGACTCGTCACCATCGTCCGCCGATTGATGTCGACGGGGCTGTTTCCCGTCGACGACCCGTACGCGGACCCGGCCGCGGACGGGGGCAGTTCGGACGCGTCGTGA